A genomic stretch from Sulfurovum riftiae includes:
- the hisC gene encoding histidinol-phosphate transaminase, with protein sequence MKFNKVLEGIQTYEAGKPIELVVREFGIAPENVVKLASNENPIGTSPKVAEVIRANADKAHLYPDDSMFELKAALSGKFDVGDENIIIGAGSDQVLEFISRALLDEKSSVLMSAVTFAMYEIYAKQMGAKIVRTASWEHRYDEFMEAYHMHKPKIIYICTPNNPTGDATSREEVLEIIEEVGNDTLIVVDGAYMEYASAKDDKYAITPKELLGYENVIYLGTFSKAYGLGGMRVGYGIAQPELIKALYKMRPPFNISTLSLAAAIEAAKDEAFVAKSIALHQEQIKRYEDFAKEHGFEYIDSYTNFITYLFGDTLDSTEVSDALLRRGVIIRNLASYGMNGVRITIGTAAQNDVLFKHFSEVIS encoded by the coding sequence ATGAAATTTAATAAAGTACTTGAAGGTATTCAGACCTATGAAGCGGGAAAACCGATCGAGCTGGTGGTGCGTGAATTCGGTATTGCCCCTGAGAATGTGGTGAAGCTCGCTTCCAATGAAAACCCTATCGGTACCTCTCCCAAAGTCGCTGAGGTGATCAGGGCCAATGCCGACAAGGCGCACCTTTACCCGGATGACAGCATGTTCGAACTCAAAGCGGCATTGAGCGGAAAGTTCGATGTGGGTGATGAGAATATCATTATCGGTGCAGGGTCGGATCAGGTATTGGAGTTCATCTCGAGAGCACTGTTGGATGAGAAGAGTTCCGTACTGATGTCTGCCGTGACCTTCGCGATGTATGAGATCTATGCCAAACAGATGGGTGCGAAGATAGTCCGTACTGCCAGCTGGGAACACAGGTATGATGAATTCATGGAAGCCTACCATATGCATAAGCCCAAAATCATCTATATCTGTACCCCGAACAATCCGACAGGTGATGCCACGAGCAGAGAGGAAGTACTTGAGATCATCGAAGAGGTCGGTAATGATACTTTGATCGTTGTGGATGGTGCCTATATGGAGTATGCTTCTGCCAAAGATGATAAGTATGCCATTACTCCCAAGGAGCTTTTGGGATACGAGAATGTCATCTATCTGGGAACCTTCTCAAAGGCCTACGGTCTTGGTGGTATGCGTGTAGGGTACGGGATCGCACAGCCTGAACTGATCAAAGCGCTTTACAAGATGCGCCCGCCGTTTAATATCTCCACCCTTTCCCTGGCAGCGGCGATAGAAGCGGCAAAAGATGAAGCATTTGTTGCAAAATCGATCGCCCTGCATCAGGAGCAGATCAAGCGCTATGAGGATTTTGCAAAAGAGCATGGTTTTGAATATATTGACAGTTATACCAATTTCATCACCTATCTTTTCGGTGACACGCTCGATTCGACAGAGGTGTCAGATGCACTGCTCAGACGGGGTGTCATTATCCGCAACCTTGCTTCTTACGGGATGAACGGCGTACGTATCACGATCGGTACGGCAGCACAGAACGATGTTCTTTTCAAACACTTCTCCGAGGTCATCTCTTGA
- the lysA gene encoding diaminopimelate decarboxylase encodes MNIDYKALAQKYGTPLYIYDFDYIENRYTTLKEAFAGKKSLINYAVKANSNLSVIAHLAKMGAGADCVSIGEVRRALDAGVDKYKIIFSGVGKRDDEIREALEKDILLINLESEAEMKRVEMVARELGKEARISIRVNPNIDPQTHPYISTGLHENKFGVEIDMAKRMYIYANKSEHLNPVGIHFHIGSQLTKLDPIREAAVIVADLVRSLKAIKIDIKFFDVGGGIGVVYSDEITISAHDYAAAIFEAVKGLDVTLLCEPGRYMVANAGAFFTSVLYEKINDGKRFVIVDGGMNDLIRPSLYDAYHRIEAVMVEGEKTLADVVGPVCESGDFFGKNVPLPPLKHNDLIVVHSAGAYGFTMASNYNTRPKPAEVALEAGKDRLIRRRETYEDQIRLEIEFLQTDK; translated from the coding sequence ATGAATATTGATTATAAAGCGTTGGCGCAAAAATACGGTACGCCACTCTATATTTATGATTTTGACTATATCGAGAATCGCTACACGACACTCAAAGAGGCTTTTGCCGGCAAAAAATCGCTGATCAACTATGCGGTCAAAGCCAATTCGAACCTTTCAGTCATAGCACATTTGGCAAAAATGGGTGCAGGAGCGGACTGTGTAAGTATCGGCGAAGTAAGACGTGCACTTGATGCGGGCGTGGACAAGTACAAGATCATCTTCTCGGGTGTGGGAAAACGTGATGATGAGATTCGTGAGGCACTGGAGAAAGACATACTGCTTATCAACCTTGAGAGTGAAGCGGAGATGAAGCGTGTAGAAATGGTAGCCAGGGAACTTGGCAAAGAGGCACGTATCTCCATTCGTGTCAATCCGAATATCGATCCGCAGACCCATCCGTACATCTCGACAGGACTGCATGAGAACAAGTTCGGTGTCGAGATCGATATGGCAAAACGCATGTATATCTATGCGAATAAGTCCGAACACCTCAATCCGGTAGGGATCCATTTCCATATCGGTTCGCAGTTGACCAAGCTGGATCCCATCAGGGAAGCTGCAGTGATCGTTGCGGACCTGGTACGTTCGCTCAAAGCGATCAAGATCGATATCAAATTTTTTGATGTGGGCGGTGGTATCGGTGTGGTCTACAGTGACGAGATCACGATCTCGGCACATGACTATGCGGCTGCGATCTTTGAAGCGGTCAAAGGGCTGGATGTGACACTGCTGTGCGAGCCTGGCCGTTACATGGTGGCCAATGCCGGGGCATTCTTTACCTCTGTGCTGTATGAAAAGATCAATGACGGCAAACGTTTCGTTATCGTGGATGGCGGAATGAACGACCTTATCAGACCAAGTTTGTATGATGCCTACCACCGTATCGAAGCTGTGATGGTAGAGGGTGAAAAGACCTTGGCCGACGTGGTCGGCCCCGTATGCGAAAGCGGGGATTTCTTTGGAAAAAATGTACCGCTTCCGCCATTGAAGCATAATGACCTCATTGTGGTGCATTCGGCAGGTGCCTACGGATTCACGATGGCAAGCAATTACAATACGCGTCCCAAACCTGCAGAGGTCGCATTGGAAGCGGGCAAGGACAGACTGATCCGAAGACGTGAGACGTATGAGGACCAGATACGTTTGGAGATAGAATTCCTTCAGACGGACAAGTAA
- a CDS encoding LptF/LptG family permease: MSLFYPSLHFRYLANHYIKNLLAILFGLSFAFASIDYFQHMQKLDVSSNYKILYIFYMWQEALGLLYPLAIVFAVIMTKLAFVKNNTMGALHAFGYTKKRLLFPIFVVASLTYAIFLYLHTTEFSYAKDKANMLLENQLHAYNVNDVFFKYNDTFVYIKKLDPIEKKIEGITIFKVAGYQVRYTIKAPIAVFNGEEWIAQDATVKTHIYKNGELVRYSVDQKERIATLHGYKPKIIESLYEGKALNVMDAYNTWKLLQAQNLNSDKIRATMYDKVIVPLFALALVIILFFKLPFHARMMNFGAVVALSLGATFLVWGILFGLAQIGSNGVLIPEATAIVPIVLLWIYAIYVFFTDERRIA, encoded by the coding sequence ATGAGCCTCTTCTACCCTTCTCTGCATTTCCGCTATCTGGCGAACCACTACATCAAAAATCTTTTGGCGATACTCTTCGGCCTCTCTTTCGCTTTTGCTTCCATCGACTATTTCCAGCATATGCAGAAATTGGATGTCTCTTCGAACTACAAGATACTCTACATTTTCTATATGTGGCAGGAAGCGTTGGGCCTGCTTTATCCATTGGCGATCGTATTTGCTGTAATCATGACCAAACTGGCTTTTGTCAAGAACAATACCATGGGGGCCCTGCATGCTTTCGGCTATACGAAAAAAAGACTACTATTCCCTATTTTCGTCGTGGCTTCGCTGACCTATGCCATCTTCCTCTATCTGCATACGACAGAGTTCTCCTATGCCAAAGACAAAGCGAATATGCTGCTGGAAAATCAGCTGCACGCCTATAATGTCAATGATGTTTTTTTCAAATACAATGATACTTTCGTTTACATCAAGAAACTTGATCCCATTGAGAAGAAGATCGAAGGGATCACGATCTTCAAGGTAGCGGGATACCAGGTACGCTATACGATCAAGGCACCGATCGCAGTTTTTAACGGAGAAGAGTGGATCGCCCAGGATGCCACGGTGAAGACACATATTTACAAGAACGGTGAACTGGTCCGTTACTCAGTGGACCAGAAAGAGCGTATCGCTACGCTGCACGGGTACAAGCCCAAGATCATCGAATCTTTGTATGAGGGGAAAGCCCTCAATGTCATGGATGCCTATAACACCTGGAAACTGCTTCAGGCCCAAAACCTCAATTCCGATAAGATACGTGCAACGATGTATGACAAGGTCATTGTGCCGCTTTTTGCACTTGCTTTGGTGATCATACTCTTTTTCAAGCTTCCGTTCCATGCCAGAATGATGAATTTCGGAGCCGTGGTGGCACTCTCCCTGGGGGCGACATTCCTTGTCTGGGGTATTCTCTTCGGTCTGGCACAGATAGGGTCGAACGGTGTTCTCATTCCGGAAGCGACAGCCATTGTACCGATTGTACTTTTATGGATCTATGCGATCTATGTCTTTTTTACGGATGAACGCAGAATAGCCTGA
- the pth gene encoding aminoacyl-tRNA hydrolase: MTLFVGLGNPGTKYEETRHNIGFKVIDRLVEDLAARNISKNAFQGELYRVANTLFLKPTTFMNLSGRSVETVKHFFKIDLGEIIVIHDDIDLPFGAVRFKKGGGHGGHNGLRSLDAHIGKEYIRVRVGVGKPEHKSQVSDYVLHDFSEEEQQSLETLIGHVAAACKALLSEELNEVKSKYSLKSIEGLEG, from the coding sequence ATGACACTCTTCGTAGGCCTAGGGAATCCGGGAACCAAATACGAAGAGACGCGACACAACATCGGTTTCAAGGTTATCGACAGGCTTGTCGAGGACCTTGCTGCCAGAAATATCTCCAAAAACGCCTTCCAGGGCGAGCTCTACCGTGTAGCAAACACACTTTTTCTCAAACCTACCACATTCATGAACCTCTCGGGAAGATCCGTTGAAACGGTCAAACACTTTTTCAAAATAGACCTTGGAGAGATCATCGTGATCCATGACGATATAGACCTGCCTTTCGGTGCGGTACGTTTTAAAAAAGGTGGCGGTCACGGCGGGCATAACGGGCTGCGCTCGCTTGATGCCCATATAGGAAAAGAGTATATCCGCGTGCGTGTCGGTGTGGGAAAACCGGAGCATAAATCGCAGGTTTCCGACTATGTTCTTCATGATTTCAGCGAAGAGGAACAACAATCACTTGAAACACTCATTGGCCATGTGGCTGCAGCATGCAAGGCACTGCTCAGCGAAGAGCTCAACGAGGTCAAATCCAAATACAGCCTGAAATCGATCGAAGGGCTTGAAGGATGA
- the metK gene encoding methionine adenosyltransferase, with protein sequence MANEYIFTSESVTEGHPDKMADQISDAILDYIIEKDPKARVACETLLSNGFCVIAGELKTTAYAPMQEIAREVVREIGYTDAAYGFDYRSAGVLNGIGEQSPDINAGVDQEGGEIGAGDQGLMFGYACRETKELMPLPISLAHHITSKLAEVRKNGTVPFLRPDGKAQVSVKYMDGIPVAIDTIVVSTQHHETVSLEQVQKAVREEVIDPVLATYDIDISDITYHINPTGRFVIGGPQGDAGLTGRKIIVDTYGGSCPHGGGAFSGKDPTKVDRSAAYAARYVAKNLVAAGACDKATLQVAYAIGVAKPVSIYVDTHGTAHVDEEKIVACVESLFDLTPKGIIDSLDLLKPIYKKTAAYGHFGREDMGFTWERTDKAEEIKAFLGL encoded by the coding sequence ATGGCTAACGAATACATTTTTACAAGTGAATCGGTAACGGAAGGTCATCCGGACAAGATGGCTGACCAGATCTCTGATGCGATCCTCGATTACATCATCGAAAAAGATCCCAAGGCAAGAGTTGCCTGCGAGACGTTACTGAGCAACGGTTTTTGTGTTATTGCAGGAGAGTTGAAAACAACGGCTTATGCACCGATGCAAGAGATTGCAAGAGAGGTTGTACGTGAGATCGGATATACCGATGCGGCGTACGGATTTGACTACAGAAGTGCAGGTGTACTCAACGGGATCGGTGAACAGTCACCCGATATCAATGCAGGGGTAGATCAGGAAGGCGGAGAGATCGGTGCGGGAGACCAGGGACTGATGTTCGGATATGCCTGTAGAGAGACCAAAGAGCTGATGCCTCTGCCGATCTCTCTGGCACACCATATTACTTCAAAACTGGCAGAAGTCCGTAAGAACGGCACAGTACCTTTCCTTCGTCCTGACGGCAAAGCCCAGGTCTCTGTAAAGTATATGGACGGCATACCGGTCGCAATCGATACGATCGTTGTTTCTACACAGCATCATGAAACTGTATCTCTTGAACAGGTACAAAAAGCGGTACGCGAAGAGGTGATCGATCCGGTGTTGGCGACGTATGATATCGATATTTCGGACATTACCTACCATATCAATCCGACCGGTCGCTTCGTGATCGGCGGTCCTCAGGGAGATGCAGGTTTGACAGGACGAAAGATCATCGTCGATACCTACGGAGGAAGCTGTCCTCACGGCGGAGGTGCATTCTCCGGGAAAGACCCGACAAAAGTGGACCGTTCGGCTGCCTATGCGGCACGCTATGTCGCCAAGAACCTGGTCGCTGCAGGTGCCTGCGACAAAGCGACGCTGCAGGTGGCCTATGCCATCGGTGTGGCAAAACCGGTCTCCATCTATGTGGATACCCACGGAACGGCGCATGTGGATGAAGAAAAGATCGTAGCCTGCGTAGAGTCTCTCTTCGATCTTACACCCAAGGGGATCATCGATTCCCTTGATCTTCTCAAGCCTATTTACAAGAAGACTGCGGCGTATGGCCACTTCGGCAGAGAAGATATGGGATTCACCTGGGAAAGAACAGACAAAGCCGAAGAGATCAAAGCATTTTTGGGACTATAA
- the pheA gene encoding chorismate mutase translates to MTLDELREKIDKIDDTLLKLYNERMDLVHKVGELKNTTGAPIYRPEREQAILNRLKSQNDGKLTDGAIDALFLEMFAVARNLELPEAVAFLGPEASFTHQAAESKFGALSTYIPISSIPGVFREVAKGTAKFGVVPIENSSNGIVTDTINCLDEYDLKIIAEVVIDVHLCFATLSEDIKKITKIYSKDIAFGQCRKFLQDLGLDEIEHVPVESTAKAAKLAAEDEHAAALCPSVAAKMYNLPILFENVEDDTNNRTRFFVVSNFENQPSGEDKTSILVKLANKPGALVDFLNDFEKAKVNLTKIKSHIVEGKSVFFLEFNGHKDDRDIAEILAKHKDEIKVLGSYVKERDDI, encoded by the coding sequence ATGACACTAGATGAACTCAGAGAAAAGATAGACAAGATCGATGATACACTTCTGAAGCTCTATAATGAACGTATGGACCTTGTACACAAGGTGGGTGAACTGAAGAATACCACAGGGGCACCTATTTACCGTCCTGAACGTGAACAGGCCATACTCAACAGACTCAAGTCCCAAAATGACGGCAAACTGACCGATGGGGCTATCGATGCGCTGTTCCTGGAGATGTTCGCTGTGGCACGGAATCTTGAACTGCCTGAAGCGGTGGCATTTCTGGGACCGGAAGCCAGTTTTACCCATCAGGCAGCCGAAAGCAAGTTCGGTGCATTGAGTACCTACATTCCTATCAGCTCTATTCCGGGTGTTTTCAGGGAAGTGGCAAAGGGTACGGCCAAATTCGGTGTGGTTCCCATAGAAAACAGCTCCAACGGGATCGTCACCGATACGATCAACTGTCTGGATGAATATGATCTCAAAATCATCGCCGAAGTGGTGATCGATGTACATCTCTGTTTTGCCACACTGAGTGAGGATATCAAGAAGATCACAAAGATCTACTCCAAGGATATCGCTTTTGGACAGTGCAGGAAATTCCTGCAGGATCTGGGACTCGATGAGATTGAACATGTTCCTGTCGAGTCCACTGCCAAAGCGGCAAAGCTTGCAGCCGAAGATGAACATGCAGCAGCGCTCTGTCCTTCTGTTGCTGCGAAGATGTACAATCTGCCGATCCTCTTCGAGAATGTGGAGGATGATACGAACAACAGAACACGTTTCTTTGTGGTGTCGAACTTCGAGAATCAGCCATCGGGTGAGGACAAGACATCGATCCTGGTGAAGCTTGCCAACAAGCCGGGTGCATTGGTCGATTTCCTGAACGACTTTGAAAAAGCAAAAGTGAACCTGACCAAGATCAAATCCCATATCGTAGAAGGAAAATCGGTCTTTTTCCTGGAGTTCAACGGACATAAGGATGACAGGGATATAGCAGAGATATTGGCAAAACACAAAGATGAGATAAAAGTGCTGGGCTCTTACGTCAAAGAGCGGGACGACATCTAA
- a CDS encoding 4Fe-4S dicluster domain-containing protein, which yields MAVIITDTCINCAACIDECPVEAIVDEDDNPTGEEIYYVYEDKCVECVGYHDVPACAEACPTEGCIQWGDTVEGMPVAENRGAKGEPVIED from the coding sequence ATGGCAGTAATTATTACAGATACTTGTATCAACTGTGCAGCTTGTATTGACGAATGTCCGGTAGAAGCGATCGTAGATGAGGATGATAACCCAACAGGTGAAGAGATCTATTACGTATATGAAGACAAATGTGTCGAGTGTGTTGGTTATCACGATGTCCCGGCTTGTGCTGAAGCATGTCCAACAGAAGGATGTATCCAGTGGGGTGACACTGTAGAAGGTATGCCTGTAGCAGAAAACAGAGGTGCAAAAGGCGAGCCGGTCATCGAAGACTGA
- the dxs gene encoding 1-deoxy-D-xylulose-5-phosphate synthase, which translates to MTDISTYSLEELNALAEKIREKILTTVSRNGGHLSSTMGAVDLIVAMHRVFDVRKDPFIFDVSHQAYAHKLLTDRWEQFDTLRQFGGLSGYTKPSESPYDYYVAGHSSTSISLAVGAAKAIALKGEERIPVAFIGDGSMSAGMVYEALNELGDRKYPVVIILNDNEMSIAKPIGAISKLLSQTMAGSFYQKFKGKVEKVLDHFPEGATYMAKRFEESFKLITPGILFEEMGIEYIGPVDGHDIESLIETMEVAKAFGKPVIIHAQTTKGKGYEIAEGTKEHWHGVSAFDLKTGESAKKSGPKAATAIFSETLLAMAEEDEKVVGVTAAMPSGTGMSAAIEKYPERFWDVAIAEQHAVTSMGPLAKEGFKPFCTIYSTFLQRGYDQVIHDICLMDLGVAFALDRAGIVGEDGETHQGAFDISYLRAIPNMTLLAPYNETTMKLAMAFAKAYDRPCAFRYPRGAFMADDCPAPAFELGRSELLQEGDTDILFIGYGNGVGRAQKTAEILALQHLRQAQVPKAQGTADKPSTGSGTKVAILDLRFVKPLDEEMLTMLARKYKKWFIFSDSAKQGGVGSAILEFLSQSGMQDIALTSFEYDDAFITHGNTKLVEESLGLLPEQIAQTIGEKLKIKK; encoded by the coding sequence ATGACAGATATCAGCACATACAGTTTAGAGGAACTCAATGCTCTGGCTGAAAAGATCAGAGAGAAGATCCTCACCACTGTCAGCAGGAACGGGGGGCACCTCAGTTCGACCATGGGTGCAGTGGACCTGATCGTTGCCATGCACAGGGTCTTTGACGTCAGGAAAGACCCGTTCATCTTCGACGTGAGCCATCAGGCCTATGCACACAAGCTGTTGACCGACAGATGGGAGCAGTTCGATACGCTTCGTCAGTTCGGCGGACTTTCGGGCTATACCAAACCGAGTGAATCTCCTTACGACTATTATGTTGCCGGTCACTCTTCGACTTCCATCTCCCTGGCGGTCGGTGCGGCAAAGGCGATCGCACTCAAAGGGGAGGAGCGTATTCCCGTAGCCTTTATCGGCGACGGCAGTATGAGTGCGGGGATGGTCTATGAAGCACTCAATGAACTGGGGGACAGAAAATACCCCGTCGTGATCATTCTCAATGACAATGAGATGAGCATCGCCAAGCCTATCGGGGCGATCTCCAAACTGCTTTCACAGACCATGGCAGGTTCTTTTTACCAGAAATTCAAAGGGAAAGTGGAAAAAGTGCTTGACCATTTTCCCGAAGGTGCAACCTATATGGCAAAACGCTTCGAGGAGTCGTTCAAGCTGATTACACCGGGTATTCTTTTTGAAGAGATGGGTATAGAGTATATCGGCCCGGTGGACGGACACGATATCGAATCGCTTATCGAAACGATGGAGGTTGCCAAAGCCTTTGGTAAACCGGTCATCATTCATGCCCAGACGACCAAAGGAAAAGGGTATGAGATCGCCGAAGGTACCAAAGAGCATTGGCATGGTGTCAGTGCATTCGATCTCAAGACAGGGGAATCTGCCAAGAAAAGCGGCCCCAAGGCGGCTACGGCGATCTTCTCTGAGACACTGCTGGCAATGGCTGAAGAGGATGAGAAGGTCGTAGGTGTGACAGCGGCTATGCCAAGCGGTACAGGAATGAGTGCGGCCATAGAGAAGTATCCTGAACGTTTCTGGGATGTCGCCATCGCGGAACAGCATGCGGTCACTTCCATGGGGCCGTTGGCAAAAGAGGGGTTCAAACCGTTCTGTACGATCTACTCGACCTTTTTGCAAAGAGGGTATGATCAGGTGATACACGATATTTGCCTGATGGATCTGGGTGTGGCTTTCGCACTGGACCGTGCCGGTATCGTGGGTGAGGATGGAGAGACGCATCAGGGAGCCTTTGATATCTCCTACCTGCGGGCTATCCCGAACATGACACTGCTGGCTCCTTATAATGAAACGACGATGAAGCTTGCCATGGCATTTGCCAAAGCGTATGACCGCCCCTGTGCATTCCGTTATCCAAGAGGTGCTTTCATGGCAGATGACTGTCCTGCACCGGCATTTGAACTGGGCAGGTCTGAACTGTTGCAGGAAGGTGATACAGATATTCTCTTTATCGGATACGGGAACGGTGTAGGAAGAGCACAGAAGACCGCAGAGATCCTTGCCCTTCAACACCTTCGACAGGCTCAGGTACCGAAAGCTCAGGGAACAGCTGATAAACCTTCGACAGGCTCAGGTACCAAAGTCGCGATCCTTGATCTTCGTTTTGTCAAACCTCTGGATGAAGAGATGCTGACGATGCTGGCCAGGAAGTACAAAAAGTGGTTCATCTTCTCCGATTCTGCAAAGCAGGGTGGCGTAGGTTCCGCCATTCTTGAATTTTTGAGCCAGTCAGGTATGCAGGATATTGCGTTAACCTCTTTTGAGTATGATGATGCATTCATTACACACGGCAATACGAAACTGGTAGAAGAGAGCCTTGGCCTATTGCCTGAACAGATTGCCCAGACGATCGGTGAAAAATTAAAAATTAAAAAATAG